One window from the genome of Spirosoma rhododendri encodes:
- the thrS gene encoding threonine--tRNA ligase, whose translation MIAQDEQIRVTLPDGSVRQYPKGSTGLDIATQISEGLARNVLAAKVNGVVQDATRPIESDANVQLLTWNDPEGKATFWHSSAHLMAEALEALYPGVKLGIGPAVETGFYYDVDLGGQPFSQEDFKKLEDKMLELARQKQAFVRKPVSKADATAYFEEKADPYKLDLIDGLEDGSITFYTQGGFTDLCRGPHIPNTGFIKAAKIMNVAGAYWRGNEKNKQLTRIYGVTYPKQKELDEYLHLLEEAKKRDHRRLGKELDLFAFSEKVGAGLPLWLPKGTMLRERLENFLRKAQLRAGYSPVVTPHIGSKQLYVTSGHWEKYGEDSFQPIRTPDPNEEFLLKPMNCPHHCEIYKTRPRSYRDLPLRLAEFGTVYRYEQSGELHGLTRVRGFTQDDAHIFCRPDQVKEEFMKVIDLVLYVFRTLGFNDYSAQVSLRDPENKTKYIGSDDLWEKAESAIIEAAAEKGLPTVTELGEAAFYGPKLDFMVRDALGRRWQLGTIQVDYNLPNRFELEYIGADNQKHRPVMIHRAPFGSLERFIAILIENTGGNFPLWLSPDQIAILPISEKYEDYANDLFFTLQEADIRGFVDLRDEKIGRKIRDAEVNKVPYMLIVGEKEAAEGLVSVRRKGQGDLGSMPIDEFIKTFQAEVKV comes from the coding sequence ATGATTGCGCAGGACGAACAAATCCGCGTGACGCTGCCCGATGGGAGCGTAAGGCAGTATCCAAAGGGCTCGACCGGGCTGGATATCGCCACCCAAATCAGCGAAGGACTGGCCCGCAACGTGCTGGCTGCCAAAGTAAACGGCGTTGTGCAGGACGCGACCCGGCCCATCGAGTCGGACGCCAACGTGCAACTGCTGACCTGGAACGACCCGGAGGGTAAGGCAACGTTCTGGCACTCGTCGGCCCACCTGATGGCTGAGGCCCTCGAAGCCCTGTACCCCGGCGTGAAGCTGGGCATCGGTCCGGCTGTCGAAACCGGCTTCTATTACGACGTCGATCTGGGCGGACAACCGTTTTCGCAGGAGGACTTCAAGAAGCTGGAAGACAAAATGCTCGAACTGGCCCGGCAAAAGCAGGCGTTCGTGCGGAAACCCGTCAGCAAAGCCGACGCGACAGCGTATTTCGAAGAAAAAGCCGACCCGTACAAGCTCGACCTGATCGACGGGCTGGAAGATGGCAGCATCACATTTTACACGCAGGGCGGCTTCACCGACCTGTGCCGGGGACCGCATATCCCGAATACTGGCTTCATCAAAGCGGCTAAGATCATGAACGTGGCTGGCGCGTACTGGCGCGGCAACGAAAAAAATAAGCAGCTGACCCGCATTTACGGCGTTACCTACCCCAAGCAGAAGGAACTCGACGAGTACCTGCACTTGCTGGAGGAAGCCAAAAAGCGCGATCACCGGCGGCTGGGCAAAGAACTCGACCTGTTTGCGTTCTCCGAGAAAGTAGGGGCCGGTTTGCCACTGTGGTTACCGAAAGGCACGATGCTGCGCGAACGGCTGGAGAATTTCCTGCGGAAAGCGCAGTTGCGGGCCGGGTATTCGCCCGTCGTAACGCCCCACATCGGTAGCAAGCAGCTTTACGTAACGTCGGGGCACTGGGAGAAGTACGGCGAAGACTCGTTCCAGCCGATCCGCACGCCCGACCCCAACGAGGAGTTCCTGCTGAAGCCGATGAACTGCCCGCACCACTGCGAAATCTACAAAACCCGGCCCCGCTCGTATCGTGACCTGCCGCTGCGGCTGGCCGAGTTCGGTACGGTGTACCGCTACGAGCAATCGGGCGAGCTGCACGGCCTGACGCGGGTACGTGGCTTTACCCAGGACGACGCCCACATCTTCTGCCGTCCCGATCAGGTGAAAGAAGAGTTTATGAAGGTGATCGACCTAGTGTTGTACGTCTTTCGCACGCTGGGTTTCAATGACTACAGCGCGCAGGTGTCGCTCCGGGACCCGGAAAATAAAACCAAGTATATCGGCTCCGATGATCTGTGGGAAAAGGCGGAGTCGGCCATTATCGAAGCAGCCGCTGAGAAAGGCCTGCCGACCGTAACTGAACTGGGCGAAGCGGCTTTCTACGGCCCTAAGCTCGACTTCATGGTACGCGATGCGCTCGGTCGGCGCTGGCAGCTTGGCACGATTCAGGTCGATTACAACCTGCCGAATCGGTTTGAGTTGGAGTACATCGGTGCCGACAATCAGAAGCACCGCCCCGTGATGATTCACCGCGCCCCGTTCGGGTCGCTGGAGCGGTTCATCGCTATCCTGATCGAGAACACCGGCGGTAACTTCCCGTTGTGGTTGTCGCCCGATCAGATTGCGATTCTGCCGATTTCGGAGAAGTACGAAGACTACGCCAACGATCTGTTCTTTACGCTCCAGGAAGCCGATATCCGTGGATTCGTCGATCTCCGCGACGAGAAGATTGGCCGGAAAATCCGTGACGCCGAAGTCAACAAGGTACCGTATATGCTGATCGTCGGTGAGAAGGAAGCCGCCGAAGGGCTGGTATCCGTCCGGCGCAAAGGTCAGGGCGACCTTGGCAGCATGCCCATCGACGAATTCATCAAAACCTTCCAGGCGGAAGTGAAGGTTTAG
- a CDS encoding tetratricopeptide repeat protein, with translation MKERKSERPDWQAVKEYCSFTLASAQKRRWLFRHLSLFLSFTLSLFTLFACSSDNRQGAYIPDFPKPGDTSRTAGTLRALTRAIGQSSSPTAYAKRAAVYLAMGRETEALDDINEAISRDGDVGSFYLTRAQILRDRQQPDKALENAQRAEILGVNTPGLYTLQGDLLLQQNQFDKARLFLARALQMAPYDGEAYFFRGLMAARTGDTVQALTLYQQSLRLKPRYLETYNQLASIYRTRRDLYSALNYITQATQYFPNNARLQYGRGLIYHTAGRLDSAQQCYQRVIKLQPGYYQAFFQSGLINQRFRNYYAALADYQRVQQLRPQFPRIDTYIGYCHEQMGQYDLAVAAYTTATKLNVGDRQAAAGLWRSQRRQYQNQYNPVFLPNQTDDGATATRERTRLDTTRVRISTIAPKTREIGNGSDSLRRAVKPLN, from the coding sequence ATGAAAGAGCGAAAGAGCGAAAGGCCGGACTGGCAGGCGGTGAAAGAGTATTGCTCGTTCACGTTAGCGAGTGCCCAAAAACGGCGTTGGCTGTTCCGCCATCTCTCGCTCTTTCTCTCTTTCACTCTTTCGCTCTTTACACTGTTCGCCTGCTCCTCCGACAACCGGCAGGGAGCCTACATCCCCGACTTCCCCAAGCCCGGCGATACAAGCCGTACGGCCGGGACGCTGCGGGCACTGACGCGGGCCATCGGTCAGTCGTCGTCGCCGACGGCCTACGCCAAGCGGGCGGCTGTTTATCTGGCGATGGGGCGGGAAACTGAAGCACTGGACGACATTAACGAAGCCATCAGCCGCGACGGTGACGTGGGCAGCTTCTACCTGACCCGCGCCCAGATCCTCCGCGACCGGCAGCAACCCGACAAAGCGCTCGAAAACGCGCAACGGGCCGAAATTCTGGGTGTCAACACGCCCGGCCTGTACACTTTGCAGGGCGACCTGCTATTGCAGCAGAATCAGTTCGACAAGGCCCGGCTGTTTCTGGCCCGCGCCCTGCAAATGGCACCCTACGACGGCGAAGCCTACTTTTTCCGGGGGTTGATGGCCGCGCGCACCGGCGACACCGTGCAGGCACTGACCCTGTACCAGCAGTCGCTCCGGCTCAAACCGCGCTATCTTGAAACGTACAACCAGCTGGCGTCTATTTACCGCACCCGGCGCGACCTGTATTCGGCCCTGAACTACATCACGCAGGCCACGCAGTACTTCCCCAACAACGCCCGGCTTCAGTACGGTCGGGGGCTGATTTACCACACGGCCGGGCGTCTCGACAGCGCGCAACAGTGCTATCAGCGCGTCATCAAGTTGCAGCCTGGTTATTACCAGGCGTTTTTCCAGTCGGGGCTAATAAATCAGCGGTTTCGCAACTACTACGCGGCCCTCGCCGACTACCAGCGAGTGCAGCAGCTACGGCCGCAGTTTCCGCGCATCGACACATACATCGGCTACTGCCACGAGCAGATGGGGCAGTACGACCTGGCCGTTGCTGCCTACACCACCGCCACAAAGCTGAACGTCGGCGACCGGCAGGCGGCAGCGGGTTTGTGGCGTTCGCAGCGTCGGCAGTATCAAAACCAATATAACCCCGTATTTTTGCCCAATCAGACCGACGACGGTGCGACCGCTACCCGCGAGCGCACCCGGCTCGACACCACCCGCGTCCGTATCTCAACCATCGCCCCCAAAACCCGGGAAATTGGCAATGGTAGTGATTCGCTCCGCCGGGCCGTCAAGCCGTTGAATTAG
- a CDS encoding class I SAM-dependent methyltransferase — translation MISLITPAPWSAYELIDSGDFYKLERFGDYVLSRPEPQAVWRKSLSDDEWADRAHATFRRDRSSPERGDWQVKPGMRDPWQIRFQQQGLNLTFKLALTTFKHVGIFPEQANNWAYIHDAVTAMKRTTERPGVERPRVLNLFAYTGGASLAARQAGADVTHVDAVKPVISWARENMDYSELDNIRWVVEDAVKFVRREVRRGNKYNGIILDPPAYGRGPDGEKWVLEEQIYDLLGACADLLDGDDFFFIINLYSLGFSSLIVDNLMAQLFGDVPNAESGELYLADTFNKRLPLGVFYRFKN, via the coding sequence ATGATTAGTCTGATTACCCCCGCGCCCTGGTCGGCTTATGAGCTGATCGATTCGGGCGATTTTTACAAACTCGAACGCTTTGGCGATTATGTGCTGTCCCGGCCCGAGCCACAGGCCGTCTGGCGTAAGTCGCTCTCTGACGACGAATGGGCAGACCGCGCCCACGCTACCTTCCGGCGCGACCGTAGTTCGCCCGAGCGGGGCGACTGGCAGGTAAAGCCCGGTATGCGTGATCCCTGGCAGATTCGCTTTCAGCAACAGGGGCTGAACCTGACGTTTAAACTCGCCCTAACGACCTTCAAACACGTCGGTATCTTCCCCGAACAGGCCAACAACTGGGCGTATATTCACGATGCGGTGACGGCGATGAAAAGGACGACCGAACGTCCCGGCGTGGAACGGCCTCGTGTACTCAACTTGTTCGCCTACACGGGTGGGGCGTCGCTGGCAGCCCGGCAGGCAGGGGCCGACGTGACGCACGTCGACGCGGTGAAGCCGGTGATTAGCTGGGCGCGCGAAAACATGGACTATAGCGAACTCGACAACATCCGCTGGGTTGTGGAGGACGCCGTAAAATTCGTCCGGCGGGAAGTGCGCCGGGGCAACAAATACAACGGCATCATCCTTGATCCACCCGCCTACGGACGCGGCCCCGACGGCGAAAAGTGGGTGCTGGAGGAGCAGATTTACGACCTGCTCGGTGCCTGCGCTGACCTGCTCGACGGCGACGATTTTTTCTTCATCATCAACCTGTATTCGCTCGGTTTCTCGTCGCTGATCGTTGACAACCTGATGGCGCAGCTCTTCGGCGACGTTCCAAACGCTGAATCGGGCGAACTGTACCTCGCCGACACCTTCAACAAACGACTCCCCCTGGGCGTGTTTTACCGGTTCAAGAATTAA
- a CDS encoding acetate and sugar kinases/Hsc70/actin family protein: protein MQRLTTAGRLLITALILAAVFFGFRYFGGNDALRKMAPRQADESSTMPRPDEPGADNNNAPVSPSNESTASSDGPDMDSPGTVRSAFNFTPPAPEGGKLKGVVELGASGFNSFIIKVDDQKRWKLEKAEFGNSLVMENMASDDDVRQGLKSYIGKMLDYGVGGRDIHFVVSSGAVKAEGTQKIIKALKSLNYVVNTVTPEQEGSLGLRSVLPAEYANKAFVVDIGSGNTKISWKNGESTKAVETYGAKYFQNNTSDETVASEVSAKAKQVPNDLRKTCFIIGGVPFDMAKVSRNGKERYTVLDAPTAYKLDNAKDKAGINIYKAVADATGCKQFVFDWDANFTIGFLLTTK, encoded by the coding sequence ATGCAACGACTCACTACCGCCGGACGGCTGCTGATTACGGCCCTGATTCTGGCCGCTGTTTTCTTTGGATTCCGCTATTTCGGCGGCAACGACGCCCTGCGCAAGATGGCCCCGCGTCAGGCCGACGAATCCTCGACCATGCCCCGCCCCGACGAGCCGGGGGCCGACAACAACAATGCTCCAGTCAGTCCCAGCAACGAGTCGACGGCCAGTTCCGACGGGCCGGACATGGATAGTCCGGGTACGGTACGATCCGCGTTCAACTTCACCCCGCCCGCCCCTGAAGGCGGCAAGCTAAAGGGTGTTGTGGAGTTGGGGGCCAGCGGCTTCAATTCGTTCATTATCAAAGTCGACGATCAGAAACGCTGGAAGCTGGAAAAAGCCGAATTTGGCAACAGTCTGGTCATGGAAAACATGGCGTCGGACGACGACGTCCGGCAGGGGTTGAAAAGCTACATCGGCAAGATGCTCGATTACGGCGTGGGCGGTCGGGACATTCACTTCGTGGTGAGTTCGGGAGCTGTAAAAGCCGAGGGTACGCAGAAGATTATCAAGGCGTTGAAGTCGCTGAACTACGTCGTCAACACCGTTACGCCAGAGCAGGAAGGATCACTGGGCCTGAGGTCAGTGCTGCCTGCTGAGTATGCCAACAAAGCGTTTGTGGTCGACATTGGCTCGGGTAACACCAAGATTTCGTGGAAAAACGGCGAATCGACAAAGGCCGTGGAAACCTACGGAGCCAAGTATTTCCAAAACAATACGAGCGACGAAACGGTAGCCAGCGAAGTATCGGCCAAAGCGAAGCAGGTGCCCAATGACCTGCGGAAGACCTGCTTTATCATCGGCGGTGTGCCGTTCGACATGGCCAAGGTGTCGCGCAATGGGAAAGAGCGGTACACGGTCCTCGACGCGCCAACGGCTTACAAACTCGACAACGCCAAAGACAAAGCGGGTATCAACATCTACAAAGCCGTCGCCGACGCGACGGGCTGCAAGCAGTTCGTGTTCGACTGGGATGCCAACTTCACCATCGGCTTCCTGCTGACCACGAAGTAG
- a CDS encoding S8 family serine peptidase, with protein sequence MASDRFTDFANTGQTRWILAALLLVSLIVPGQAQTRKYLVLLSDKANTPYTVDRPEQFLSQRSILRRQRQNIAVQTRDLPVDPAYMTQLQQAGAKIWFPSRWFNAVLIEASDAVLATVRQLPFVRGIEFNRALSGARRSAEAEPVETNASRKFGNVAALSYGASQSQVTQIGADKMHDAGYHGEGMLIGVLDAGYLNADRVGFLKPLFDEKRILATYDFVKKETSVYEDDSHGMSCLSAIAATSDGMLYGTAYKASFILLRTEDAATESRVEEANWLFGAEYADSAGVDVISSSLGYTQFDDAGSNYTYANMDGKTALCTRAAQIATQTGMVVCVAAGNEGNSAWRYISAPSDAVSVLAVGAVTSAGTRASFSSIGPTADLRLKPDLVARGQGTVIGAPDGRVASGDGTSFATPLLAGLAAGFWQANPRLTAAQVTAALRRSGSQFTTPDVRLGYGIPDFSRAQTVAETLKSLAVYPVPFSDLEPLTVSWGELDANTALDATLTDLAGRVLWQTRTTPPGLAAFTVPDIGLSAGMYVLTLVAGENKRSLKVIKR encoded by the coding sequence ATGGCATCAGACAGATTTACCGACTTCGCCAATACGGGACAAACTAGATGGATACTGGCCGCTCTGCTGCTGGTTAGCCTGATCGTACCCGGTCAGGCGCAGACGCGTAAGTACCTCGTGCTGCTAAGCGACAAAGCCAATACGCCCTATACCGTCGACCGGCCCGAGCAGTTTTTGTCGCAACGGTCCATCTTGCGACGGCAGCGACAGAATATCGCCGTTCAAACCCGCGATTTGCCCGTCGACCCCGCTTACATGACGCAGTTGCAGCAGGCGGGTGCCAAAATCTGGTTTCCGTCGCGCTGGTTCAACGCAGTACTGATCGAAGCGAGCGACGCCGTGTTAGCCACCGTCCGGCAGTTGCCGTTTGTACGTGGCATCGAGTTCAACCGGGCGCTGTCGGGTGCCCGGCGCAGTGCCGAAGCGGAACCAGTCGAAACGAATGCCAGCCGGAAGTTTGGCAACGTGGCAGCCCTCAGCTACGGCGCATCGCAAAGTCAGGTGACGCAGATTGGGGCCGACAAGATGCACGACGCAGGCTATCACGGCGAGGGCATGCTGATTGGCGTGCTGGATGCAGGCTATCTCAACGCCGACCGGGTTGGCTTTCTCAAACCCCTGTTCGACGAAAAGCGGATACTGGCGACTTACGACTTTGTCAAGAAGGAAACGAGCGTTTACGAAGACGATTCGCACGGCATGTCGTGCCTGTCGGCCATTGCGGCCACCTCGGATGGCATGCTTTACGGCACGGCTTACAAAGCCTCGTTTATCCTGCTCCGCACAGAAGATGCCGCTACCGAAAGCCGCGTGGAGGAAGCCAACTGGTTGTTCGGGGCCGAATACGCTGATAGCGCGGGCGTCGACGTCATCAGCTCGTCGCTGGGCTATACGCAGTTCGACGATGCAGGCAGCAATTACACCTACGCCAACATGGACGGCAAAACGGCCCTCTGCACACGGGCCGCGCAGATCGCCACCCAAACGGGCATGGTCGTTTGCGTAGCGGCTGGCAACGAAGGCAACAGCGCGTGGCGGTACATATCGGCCCCCTCGGATGCCGTGTCGGTGCTGGCAGTGGGGGCCGTCACATCAGCGGGAACGCGGGCGTCGTTCAGTTCGATTGGTCCAACCGCTGATCTGAGGCTCAAACCCGACCTTGTCGCGCGCGGGCAGGGCACCGTTATTGGGGCGCCCGACGGCCGGGTCGCATCGGGCGACGGAACATCATTCGCGACTCCCCTGCTGGCAGGTCTGGCAGCTGGCTTCTGGCAGGCGAATCCCCGCCTGACGGCCGCGCAGGTCACGGCCGCGCTGCGCCGGTCGGGTAGTCAGTTCACGACCCCCGACGTTCGGTTGGGCTACGGCATTCCCGACTTCAGCCGGGCGCAGACCGTTGCCGAAACATTGAAATCGCTGGCGGTGTATCCCGTTCCGTTTTCAGATCTCGAACCGCTGACGGTTAGCTGGGGTGAGCTCGATGCCAATACAGCCCTCGACGCGACCCTGACGGACCTCGCCGGTAGGGTACTCTGGCAAACGCGCACCACCCCGCCGGGTCTGGCTGCGTTCACGGTGCCCGACATCGGCCTGTCGGCAGGCATGTACGTGCTGACACTGGTAGCGGGCGAAAACAAACGCAGCCTGAAGGTGATTAAGCGCTAA
- a CDS encoding NUDIX hydrolase — protein MHRQHLLSLLQQHLDNPATTDPSERAMTEATQQFVQQHSDCFERTLLVGHVTGSACVVSPDRQQTVLIHHGKLDRWFQPGGHADGDPDVVTVALKEAQEETGLIRLALVTEPGKSAPIFDVDVHPIPARGEVPAHLHYDIRFLIEADPTEPFVRTEEVQNVKWFLLDDAKSMADSPSLGRMLTKIS, from the coding sequence ATGCACCGCCAGCATCTGCTTTCTTTGCTGCAACAGCACCTCGACAACCCGGCCACCACCGACCCCAGCGAACGGGCCATGACCGAAGCCACCCAGCAGTTCGTGCAGCAACACTCTGATTGCTTCGAGCGTACGCTGCTGGTAGGGCATGTAACGGGTTCGGCCTGTGTCGTCAGCCCCGACCGGCAGCAGACGGTGCTCATCCATCACGGGAAACTCGATCGCTGGTTTCAGCCCGGTGGGCATGCCGATGGCGACCCCGATGTAGTGACCGTGGCGCTGAAAGAAGCTCAGGAAGAAACTGGCCTTATCCGGCTGGCACTGGTGACGGAGCCCGGGAAATCAGCCCCTATTTTCGACGTCGACGTGCATCCGATACCGGCGCGTGGTGAGGTTCCGGCGCACCTGCACTACGATATTCGGTTTTTGATCGAAGCTGATCCAACGGAGCCGTTTGTTCGTACGGAGGAGGTACAGAATGTTAAGTGGTTTTTGCTGGATGATGCCAAATCAATGGCTGATTCACCCTCATTGGGCAGAATGCTGACGAAAATCAGCTAG
- a CDS encoding DUF2911 domain-containing protein, with the protein MRKLVLSCATVALAAQLATAQIKLPSPSPGATIMQTVGTTDLTVKYSRPSLKGRTPFTDAFLPTGKVWRTGANQATAFTTSTDLMIDGKTLPAGSYAILSIPMADDWTLIFNKNMAVTEQTYKQEEDALRVPIKVVKETDPTQTFTIGFSDVTDSTANMTFMFGTAKAMAPLRVDVNTNAAANVDKAVAEKPEDAAVLQAAANYNLSKGRNLDQALTWIDKSVSMKETYRNLLVKAQLLGKMGKYAEALPIAQKALSVGQASNDAAFPFFKDGIEKAIAEYTAKVPAMPTKGKKGKRA; encoded by the coding sequence ATGCGTAAACTCGTACTGAGTTGTGCTACGGTCGCGCTGGCGGCTCAACTGGCGACTGCCCAGATCAAACTCCCCTCGCCCAGCCCCGGTGCTACCATCATGCAGACTGTCGGCACAACGGACCTGACCGTAAAGTATTCCCGCCCAAGCCTGAAAGGCCGTACCCCCTTCACCGACGCGTTTCTCCCGACCGGCAAAGTATGGCGGACGGGTGCCAATCAGGCCACGGCTTTCACCACCTCAACGGACCTGATGATCGACGGCAAGACACTGCCCGCTGGTTCATACGCCATTCTGTCAATCCCGATGGCCGACGACTGGACGCTGATCTTTAACAAGAACATGGCCGTGACCGAACAGACCTACAAGCAGGAAGAAGACGCCCTGCGGGTTCCGATCAAGGTTGTGAAAGAAACCGACCCGACGCAGACGTTCACCATCGGTTTCAGCGACGTAACCGACAGCACGGCCAACATGACGTTTATGTTTGGCACCGCGAAGGCGATGGCTCCTCTGCGCGTTGATGTAAACACCAATGCAGCGGCCAACGTCGATAAGGCGGTGGCTGAGAAGCCCGAAGACGCGGCTGTATTGCAGGCTGCGGCCAACTACAACCTCTCGAAAGGCCGCAACCTCGATCAGGCCCTGACCTGGATCGACAAGTCGGTATCGATGAAGGAAACGTACCGCAACCTGCTTGTAAAAGCGCAGTTGCTGGGTAAGATGGGCAAATACGCCGAGGCCCTGCCGATCGCGCAGAAAGCCCTGTCGGTAGGTCAGGCGTCCAACGACGCGGCTTTCCCATTCTTCAAAGATGGTATCGAGAAAGCCATTGCGGAGTACACGGCCAAGGTTCCTGCCATGCCGACGAAAGGCAAAAAAGGCAAGCGGGCGTAA
- a CDS encoding type II toxin-antitoxin system VapC family toxin, translating to MSGFLLDTNICVHLLKNEYGIKDRIADVGIESCFLSEITLAELLYGIENSAPEQRVKNIERFERLLLLFNGRVLSIRDGLSVYAQQKARLRRAGRPVGEFDLLIGATAIAHNLTLVTRNTRDFVNLESIRLENWIDV from the coding sequence ATGAGTGGTTTTTTGCTGGACACCAATATTTGTGTACACCTGCTGAAAAACGAGTACGGTATCAAGGACAGAATTGCAGACGTAGGGATAGAATCGTGCTTTCTGTCGGAAATAACGTTGGCTGAACTGCTATACGGAATTGAGAATAGTGCGCCCGAGCAACGGGTGAAAAACATAGAGCGCTTCGAGCGGCTGCTCCTGCTTTTCAACGGCCGTGTTTTGTCTATACGGGATGGGTTGTCCGTGTACGCTCAGCAAAAGGCACGGCTACGACGGGCGGGCCGACCCGTTGGTGAGTTTGATCTGCTAATCGGGGCAACGGCTATCGCTCACAACCTGACACTCGTTACTCGCAATACCCGAGATTTTGTCAACCTTGAGTCAATCCGACTCGAGAACTGGATTGACGTGTAG